From Prinia subflava isolate CZ2003 ecotype Zambia chromosome 31, Cam_Psub_1.2, whole genome shotgun sequence, a single genomic window includes:
- the LOC134562831 gene encoding LOW QUALITY PROTEIN: lysosomal acid glucosylceramidase-like (The sequence of the model RefSeq protein was modified relative to this genomic sequence to represent the inferred CDS: inserted 3 bases in 2 codons), whose product MEAFGGLASIXSPASLWPLEQVSRELCKCCGVWKVYWSQVAKSSPGSSSNTESHELSHPKLTFPALPEASPPTRYSQDTDPATAATETQGEXVWQQLQCVRLHRLSRCSRGAMGPGCASVLGWLLLAQAALQATGGRPCDAKDFGHGSLVCACSATYCDTLDPLVLPAPGSYVRYESSKAGKRLERSEGRFQHNAESPDFHLTLDTAQRFQKVKGFGGSITDAAAINILSLSKDAQNHLLRSYFSEEGIEYNLVRVPMASTDFSVRLYTYADAEGDFELRHFNLTEEDTHMKIPILQAAQAMAKRPLSLYASPWTSPVWMKTNGAMTGRGTLKGNPGDKYHRAWAKYFIRFLDEYAKHNLTFWAVTAGNEPTAGEIIFYPFQCLGFSPEHQRDFIAQDLGPALANSSHRHIQLIILDDQRVMLPYWAEVVLKDPVAASYISGIGIHWYLDFLAPIDLTLSITHHLFPNYFLLSTEASTGSYFWEPRVVLGGWDRGSKYSHSILTNLNNYVTGWTDWNLALDLEGGPNWSKNYVDSPVIVDSSKDVFYKQPMFYHLGHFSKFIPEGSQRVGLAVSKKCRRCDLEHSAFLRPDGAIVLVVLNRSPMDVSFGVSDPRVGFIEAVAASDSIQTFLWKQPA is encoded by the exons ATGGAGGCATTTGGGGGGCTGGCAAGCAT CTCCCCAGCTTCCCTCTGgccactggaacaggtttccagGGAGCTTTGCAAATGCTGTGGTGTGTGGAAAGTTTATTGGAGCCAAGTTGCAAAATCATCCCCAGGCTCCTCTTCAAACACGGAGTCCCATGAGCTGTCCCATCCCAAactcacctttcctgctctgccagaaGCGTCACCTCCCACCAGGTACAGCCAGGACACAGATCCCGCCACCGCTGCCACAGAGACGCAGGGAG CGGTTTGGCAGCAG ctccaGTGTGTCCGTTTGCATCGTCTGAGCCGCTGCAGCAGAGGTGCCAtggggccaggctgtgccagtgtcctgggctggctcctgctggcacaggcagccctgcaggccACAG gtggCCGTCCCTGTGATGCCAAGGATTTTGGCCATGGCTCACTGgtctgtgcctgcagtgccacGTACTGTGACACGCTGGACCCCCtggtcctgccagcccctggctcctATGTCAGATATGAGAGCAGCAAGGCCGGCAAGCGGCTGGAGCGGAGCGAGGGGAGATTCCAGCACAACGCCGAGAGCCCAG ACTTCCACCTCACCCTGGACACGGCGCAGAGGTTCCAGAAGGTGAAGGGGTTTGGTGGCTCCATCACCGACGCGGCCGCCATCAACATCCTGTCCCTGTCCAAGGATGCCCAGAACCACCTGCTCCGCTCCTACTTCTCCGAGGAGg GCATTGAGTACAACCTGGTGCGTGTGCCCATGGCCAGTACTGACTTCTCCGTTCGCCTGTACACCTACGCCGATGCCGAGGGCGACTTCGAGCTGAGGCACTTCAACCTGACAGAGGAGGACACGCACATGAAG ATCCCCATCCTCCAAGCAGCCCAGGCAATGGCCAAGCGGCCGCTGTCACTGTACGCCAGCCCCTGGACCTCCCCGGTCTGGATGAAGACAAATGGAGCAATGACAGGGAGGGGAACACTGAAGGGCAACCCAGGGGACAAGTACCACCGGGCCTGGGCCAAGTACTTCATCCG GTTCCTGGATGAATATGCCAAGCACAACCTGACCTTCtgggcagtgacagcagggaaCGAGCCCACGGCTGGTGAGATCATCTTCtaccccttccagtgcctgggcTTCTCCCCTGAGCACCAGCGGGACTTCATTGCCCAGGACCTGGGCCCGGCGCTGGCCAACAGCTCCCACCGCCACATCCAGCTCATCATCCTGGATGACCAGAGGGTGATGCTGCCCTACTGGGCTGAGGTG GTTCTCAAAGACCCTGTGGCTGCCAGCTACATCAGCGGCATCGGCATCCACTGGTACCTGGATTTTCTGGCGCCCATTGACCTGACACTCTCCATCACCCATCACCTCTTCCCAAACTATTTCCTCCTCTCCACGGAGGCCTCCACAGGCTCCTACTTCTGGGAGCCCAGGGTGGTGCTGGGTGGCTGGGACCGCGGGAGCAAGTACAGCCACAGCATCCTGACG AACCTCAATAACTACGTGACAGGCTGGACCGACTGGAACCTGGCCCTGGACCTGGAGGGAGGCCCCAACTGGAGCAAGAACTACGTGGACAGCCCCGTCATTGTGGACAGCAGCAAGGATGTCTTCTACAAGCAGCCCATGTTCTACCACCTGGGCCACTTCAG CAAGTTCATCCCCGAGGGCTCACAGCGGGTGGGACTGGCCGTCTCCAAGAAGTGCCGCCGGTGTGACCTGGAGCACTCAGCATTCCTGCGCCCCGACGGCGCCATCGTCCTGGTGGTCCTGAACCG ctcccccaTGGACGTGTCTTTCGGGGTCTCTGACCCGCGCGTTGGCTTCATcgaggctgtggctgccagtgACTCCATCCAGACGTTCCTCTGGAAGCAGCCAGCCTAG
- the LOC134562824 gene encoding lysosomal acid glucosylceramidase-like isoform X1 — protein MSLPLALLGSQGLIQTLPDTIKESALPSGMAEGSQFCSCATSLCWLDLSLGHSCHTTSLSLPEVALEGEGDAPQPHGEEMRGGLPPRAGAAPWDRPELGDCGRAMWAVGILGWLLLPVPQVTGARPCNPKDFGHGSVVCVCNATYCDTLDPLVLPGPGSYVKYESSKAGKRLERSEGRFQSSLRTPGLLLTINISTLYQHVKGFGGSLSDAAAMNILKLSQPAQDNLLRSYFSESGIEYNLVRVPMACSDFSVRPYSYDEVPDDYELKHFSLADEDVKMKIPLLRRALAMSKRPLLLFASPWTAPGWMRTNGDVRGKGSLKGKAGDKYHKAWANYFIKFLDEYAKHKVTFWAVTAQNEPLAGLFTPPQAPTIAFTAAQQRDFIAQDLGPALARSPHRTQLLMLDDQRIHLPHWAKVVLGNATAARYVAGLAVHWYLDAIVPPGCSLEATHKLFPEHFLLYTEACTGFFMFRFAVSLGCWERGDHYSYSILTVMNHFVSGWTDWNLALDLQGGPNWVKNFVDSPVIVDGSKDVFYKQPMFYHMGHFSKFIPEGSRRVGLHSRRRCLLCQLEHVAVLRPDGALVLVVLNRFGRDVPLGIQDPAMGFIETVAPAHSIQTYLWRQQ, from the exons ATGAGCCTGcccttggctctgctgggctcccaggGGCTCATCCAGACCCTGCCTGACACAATAAAGGAATCAGCTCTTCCTTCAGGGATGGCAGAGGGGTCTCAGTTCTgctcctgtgccacctccctgtgctggctggacCTCTCACTCGGGCACAGCTGCCACACCacgtccctgtccctccctgagGTGGCTCTGGAGGGCGAAGGGGACGCTCCGCAGCCCCACGGTGAGGAGATGCGGGGCGGTCTGCCCCCGAGGGCAG gtgctgctccctgggacCGGCCAGAGCTTGGGGACTGCGGAAGGGCCATGTGGGCTGTCGGcatcctgggctggctgctgctgccggtgCCCCAGGTGACAG GTGCCCGACCCTGCAACCCCAAGGATTTTGGCCATGGGTCGGTGGTCTGTGTCTGCAACGCCACGTACTGCGACACGCTGGACCCCCTGGTCCTGCCGGGCCCCGGCTCCTACGTCAAGTACGAGAGCAGCAAGGCCGGCAAGCGGCTGGAGCGGAGCGAGGGGAGATTCCAGAGCAGCCTGCGCACCCCAG ggctgctgctgacaATCAACATCTCCACGCTGTACCAGCACGTGAAGGGCTTCGGCGGGTCCCTCTCCGATGCTGCTGCCATGAACATCCTGAAGCTgtcacagccagcccaggacaACCTGCTGCGCTCCTACTTCTCTGAGAGTG ggaTTGAGTACAACCTCGTCCGGGTCCCCATGGCTTGCAGCGACTTCTCCGTGCGCCCCTACAGCTACGATGAGGTCCCCGACGACTACGAGCTGAAGCACTTCAGTCTGGCAGACGAGGACGTGAAGATGAAG ATTCCCCTCCTGCGCCGAGCCTTGGCCATGAGCAAGCGGCCGCTGTTGCTGTTCGCCAGCCCCTGGACCGCTCCAGGCTGGATGAGGACTAACGGGGATGTCCGTGGGAAAGGCTCTCTgaaggggaaggcaggggaCAAGTACCACAAGGCCTGGGCCAACTACTTCATCAA GTTCCTGGATGAATACGCCAAACACAAAGTGACCTTCTGGGCAGTGACGGCGCAGAACGAGCCGCTGGCAGGGCTCTTCACGCCCCCCCAGGCCCCCACCATCGCCTTCACGGCCGCACAGCAGCGGGACTTCATCGCCCAGGACCTGGGCCCCGCGCTGGCCCGCAGTCCCCACCGCACACAGCTCCTCATGCTCGACGACCAGCGCATCCACCTCCCACACTGGGCCAAAGTG GTCCTGGGAAATGCCACAGCCGCCCGTTACGTGGCTGGCCTGGCAGTGCACTGGTACCTGGATGCCATTGTCCCGCCCGGCTGCAGCCTGGAGGCCACCCACAAGCTCTTCCCTGAGCATTTCCTCCTCTACACGGAGGCCTGCACTGGCTTCTTCATGTTCCGCTTCGCCGTgtccctgggctgctgggagCGAGGGGATCACTACAGCTACAGCATCCTGACG gTCATGAACCACTTTGTGTCTGGTTGGACCGACTGGAACCTGGCCCTGGATCTGCAGGGAGGCCCCAACTGGGTCAAGAACTTTGTGGACAGCCCCGTCATCGTGGATGGCAGCAAGGATGTTTTCTACAAGCAGCCCATGTTCTATCACATGGGGCACTTCAG CAAGTTCATCCCCGAGGGCTCCCGGCGGGTGGGGCTGCACAGCAGACGCcgctgcctcctctgccagctggaGCACGTGGCCGTCCTGCGCCCCGATGGTGCCCTTGTCCTGGTGGTCCTCAACAG GTTTGGCCGGGATGTGCCACTTGGAATCCAGGACCCTGCCATGGGCTTCATCGAGACTGTGGCTCCAGCCCACTCCATCCAGACCTACCTGTGGCGCCAGCAGTGA
- the LOC134562824 gene encoding lysosomal acid glucosylceramidase-like isoform X3 — protein sequence MGAAPWDRPELGDCGRAMWAVGILGWLLLPVPQVTGARPCNPKDFGHGSVVCVCNATYCDTLDPLVLPGPGSYVKYESSKAGKRLERSEGRFQSSLRTPGLLLTINISTLYQHVKGFGGSLSDAAAMNILKLSQPAQDNLLRSYFSESGIEYNLVRVPMACSDFSVRPYSYDEVPDDYELKHFSLADEDVKMKIPLLRRALAMSKRPLLLFASPWTAPGWMRTNGDVRGKGSLKGKAGDKYHKAWANYFIKFLDEYAKHKVTFWAVTAQNEPLAGLFTPPQAPTIAFTAAQQRDFIAQDLGPALARSPHRTQLLMLDDQRIHLPHWAKVVLGNATAARYVAGLAVHWYLDAIVPPGCSLEATHKLFPEHFLLYTEACTGFFMFRFAVSLGCWERGDHYSYSILTVMNHFVSGWTDWNLALDLQGGPNWVKNFVDSPVIVDGSKDVFYKQPMFYHMGHFSKFIPEGSRRVGLHSRRRCLLCQLEHVAVLRPDGALVLVVLNRFGRDVPLGIQDPAMGFIETVAPAHSIQTYLWRQQ from the exons ATGG gtgctgctccctgggacCGGCCAGAGCTTGGGGACTGCGGAAGGGCCATGTGGGCTGTCGGcatcctgggctggctgctgctgccggtgCCCCAGGTGACAG GTGCCCGACCCTGCAACCCCAAGGATTTTGGCCATGGGTCGGTGGTCTGTGTCTGCAACGCCACGTACTGCGACACGCTGGACCCCCTGGTCCTGCCGGGCCCCGGCTCCTACGTCAAGTACGAGAGCAGCAAGGCCGGCAAGCGGCTGGAGCGGAGCGAGGGGAGATTCCAGAGCAGCCTGCGCACCCCAG ggctgctgctgacaATCAACATCTCCACGCTGTACCAGCACGTGAAGGGCTTCGGCGGGTCCCTCTCCGATGCTGCTGCCATGAACATCCTGAAGCTgtcacagccagcccaggacaACCTGCTGCGCTCCTACTTCTCTGAGAGTG ggaTTGAGTACAACCTCGTCCGGGTCCCCATGGCTTGCAGCGACTTCTCCGTGCGCCCCTACAGCTACGATGAGGTCCCCGACGACTACGAGCTGAAGCACTTCAGTCTGGCAGACGAGGACGTGAAGATGAAG ATTCCCCTCCTGCGCCGAGCCTTGGCCATGAGCAAGCGGCCGCTGTTGCTGTTCGCCAGCCCCTGGACCGCTCCAGGCTGGATGAGGACTAACGGGGATGTCCGTGGGAAAGGCTCTCTgaaggggaaggcaggggaCAAGTACCACAAGGCCTGGGCCAACTACTTCATCAA GTTCCTGGATGAATACGCCAAACACAAAGTGACCTTCTGGGCAGTGACGGCGCAGAACGAGCCGCTGGCAGGGCTCTTCACGCCCCCCCAGGCCCCCACCATCGCCTTCACGGCCGCACAGCAGCGGGACTTCATCGCCCAGGACCTGGGCCCCGCGCTGGCCCGCAGTCCCCACCGCACACAGCTCCTCATGCTCGACGACCAGCGCATCCACCTCCCACACTGGGCCAAAGTG GTCCTGGGAAATGCCACAGCCGCCCGTTACGTGGCTGGCCTGGCAGTGCACTGGTACCTGGATGCCATTGTCCCGCCCGGCTGCAGCCTGGAGGCCACCCACAAGCTCTTCCCTGAGCATTTCCTCCTCTACACGGAGGCCTGCACTGGCTTCTTCATGTTCCGCTTCGCCGTgtccctgggctgctgggagCGAGGGGATCACTACAGCTACAGCATCCTGACG gTCATGAACCACTTTGTGTCTGGTTGGACCGACTGGAACCTGGCCCTGGATCTGCAGGGAGGCCCCAACTGGGTCAAGAACTTTGTGGACAGCCCCGTCATCGTGGATGGCAGCAAGGATGTTTTCTACAAGCAGCCCATGTTCTATCACATGGGGCACTTCAG CAAGTTCATCCCCGAGGGCTCCCGGCGGGTGGGGCTGCACAGCAGACGCcgctgcctcctctgccagctggaGCACGTGGCCGTCCTGCGCCCCGATGGTGCCCTTGTCCTGGTGGTCCTCAACAG GTTTGGCCGGGATGTGCCACTTGGAATCCAGGACCCTGCCATGGGCTTCATCGAGACTGTGGCTCCAGCCCACTCCATCCAGACCTACCTGTGGCGCCAGCAGTGA
- the LOC134562824 gene encoding lysosomal acid glucosylceramidase-like isoform X2 yields the protein MSLPLALLGSQGLIQTLPDTIKESALPSGMAEGSQFCSCATSLCWLDLSLGHSCHTTSLSLPEVALEGEGDAPQPHGEEMRGGLPPRAGAAPWDRPELGDCGRAMWAVGILGWLLLPVPQVTGARPCNPKDFGHGSVVCVCNATYCDTLDPLVLPGPGSYVKYESSKAGKRLERSEGRFQSSLRTPGLLLTINISTLYQHVKGFGGSLSDAAAMNILKLSQPAQDNLLRSYFSESGIEYNLVRVPMACSDFSVRPYSYDEVPDDYELKHFSLADEDVKMKIPLLRRALAMSKRPLLLFASPWTAPGWMRTNGDVRGKGSLKGKAGDKYHKAWANYFIKFLDEYAKHKVTFWAVTAQNEPLAGLFTPPQAPTIAFTAAQQRDFIAQDLGPALARSPHRTQLLMLDDQRIHLPHWAKVVLGNATAARYVAGLAVHWYLDAIVPPGCSLEATHKLFPEHFLLYTEACTGFFMFRFAVSLGCWERGDHYSYSILTVMNHFVSGWTDWNLALDLQGGPNWVKNFVDSPVIVDGSKDVFYKQPMFYHMGHFRFGRDVPLGIQDPAMGFIETVAPAHSIQTYLWRQQ from the exons ATGAGCCTGcccttggctctgctgggctcccaggGGCTCATCCAGACCCTGCCTGACACAATAAAGGAATCAGCTCTTCCTTCAGGGATGGCAGAGGGGTCTCAGTTCTgctcctgtgccacctccctgtgctggctggacCTCTCACTCGGGCACAGCTGCCACACCacgtccctgtccctccctgagGTGGCTCTGGAGGGCGAAGGGGACGCTCCGCAGCCCCACGGTGAGGAGATGCGGGGCGGTCTGCCCCCGAGGGCAG gtgctgctccctgggacCGGCCAGAGCTTGGGGACTGCGGAAGGGCCATGTGGGCTGTCGGcatcctgggctggctgctgctgccggtgCCCCAGGTGACAG GTGCCCGACCCTGCAACCCCAAGGATTTTGGCCATGGGTCGGTGGTCTGTGTCTGCAACGCCACGTACTGCGACACGCTGGACCCCCTGGTCCTGCCGGGCCCCGGCTCCTACGTCAAGTACGAGAGCAGCAAGGCCGGCAAGCGGCTGGAGCGGAGCGAGGGGAGATTCCAGAGCAGCCTGCGCACCCCAG ggctgctgctgacaATCAACATCTCCACGCTGTACCAGCACGTGAAGGGCTTCGGCGGGTCCCTCTCCGATGCTGCTGCCATGAACATCCTGAAGCTgtcacagccagcccaggacaACCTGCTGCGCTCCTACTTCTCTGAGAGTG ggaTTGAGTACAACCTCGTCCGGGTCCCCATGGCTTGCAGCGACTTCTCCGTGCGCCCCTACAGCTACGATGAGGTCCCCGACGACTACGAGCTGAAGCACTTCAGTCTGGCAGACGAGGACGTGAAGATGAAG ATTCCCCTCCTGCGCCGAGCCTTGGCCATGAGCAAGCGGCCGCTGTTGCTGTTCGCCAGCCCCTGGACCGCTCCAGGCTGGATGAGGACTAACGGGGATGTCCGTGGGAAAGGCTCTCTgaaggggaaggcaggggaCAAGTACCACAAGGCCTGGGCCAACTACTTCATCAA GTTCCTGGATGAATACGCCAAACACAAAGTGACCTTCTGGGCAGTGACGGCGCAGAACGAGCCGCTGGCAGGGCTCTTCACGCCCCCCCAGGCCCCCACCATCGCCTTCACGGCCGCACAGCAGCGGGACTTCATCGCCCAGGACCTGGGCCCCGCGCTGGCCCGCAGTCCCCACCGCACACAGCTCCTCATGCTCGACGACCAGCGCATCCACCTCCCACACTGGGCCAAAGTG GTCCTGGGAAATGCCACAGCCGCCCGTTACGTGGCTGGCCTGGCAGTGCACTGGTACCTGGATGCCATTGTCCCGCCCGGCTGCAGCCTGGAGGCCACCCACAAGCTCTTCCCTGAGCATTTCCTCCTCTACACGGAGGCCTGCACTGGCTTCTTCATGTTCCGCTTCGCCGTgtccctgggctgctgggagCGAGGGGATCACTACAGCTACAGCATCCTGACG gTCATGAACCACTTTGTGTCTGGTTGGACCGACTGGAACCTGGCCCTGGATCTGCAGGGAGGCCCCAACTGGGTCAAGAACTTTGTGGACAGCCCCGTCATCGTGGATGGCAGCAAGGATGTTTTCTACAAGCAGCCCATGTTCTATCACATGGGGCACTTCAG GTTTGGCCGGGATGTGCCACTTGGAATCCAGGACCCTGCCATGGGCTTCATCGAGACTGTGGCTCCAGCCCACTCCATCCAGACCTACCTGTGGCGCCAGCAGTGA
- the LOC134562824 gene encoding lysosomal acid glucosylceramidase-like isoform X4, with protein sequence MWAVGILGWLLLPVPQVTGARPCNPKDFGHGSVVCVCNATYCDTLDPLVLPGPGSYVKYESSKAGKRLERSEGRFQSSLRTPGLLLTINISTLYQHVKGFGGSLSDAAAMNILKLSQPAQDNLLRSYFSESGIEYNLVRVPMACSDFSVRPYSYDEVPDDYELKHFSLADEDVKMKIPLLRRALAMSKRPLLLFASPWTAPGWMRTNGDVRGKGSLKGKAGDKYHKAWANYFIKFLDEYAKHKVTFWAVTAQNEPLAGLFTPPQAPTIAFTAAQQRDFIAQDLGPALARSPHRTQLLMLDDQRIHLPHWAKVVLGNATAARYVAGLAVHWYLDAIVPPGCSLEATHKLFPEHFLLYTEACTGFFMFRFAVSLGCWERGDHYSYSILTVMNHFVSGWTDWNLALDLQGGPNWVKNFVDSPVIVDGSKDVFYKQPMFYHMGHFSKFIPEGSRRVGLHSRRRCLLCQLEHVAVLRPDGALVLVVLNRFGRDVPLGIQDPAMGFIETVAPAHSIQTYLWRQQ encoded by the exons ATGTGGGCTGTCGGcatcctgggctggctgctgctgccggtgCCCCAGGTGACAG GTGCCCGACCCTGCAACCCCAAGGATTTTGGCCATGGGTCGGTGGTCTGTGTCTGCAACGCCACGTACTGCGACACGCTGGACCCCCTGGTCCTGCCGGGCCCCGGCTCCTACGTCAAGTACGAGAGCAGCAAGGCCGGCAAGCGGCTGGAGCGGAGCGAGGGGAGATTCCAGAGCAGCCTGCGCACCCCAG ggctgctgctgacaATCAACATCTCCACGCTGTACCAGCACGTGAAGGGCTTCGGCGGGTCCCTCTCCGATGCTGCTGCCATGAACATCCTGAAGCTgtcacagccagcccaggacaACCTGCTGCGCTCCTACTTCTCTGAGAGTG ggaTTGAGTACAACCTCGTCCGGGTCCCCATGGCTTGCAGCGACTTCTCCGTGCGCCCCTACAGCTACGATGAGGTCCCCGACGACTACGAGCTGAAGCACTTCAGTCTGGCAGACGAGGACGTGAAGATGAAG ATTCCCCTCCTGCGCCGAGCCTTGGCCATGAGCAAGCGGCCGCTGTTGCTGTTCGCCAGCCCCTGGACCGCTCCAGGCTGGATGAGGACTAACGGGGATGTCCGTGGGAAAGGCTCTCTgaaggggaaggcaggggaCAAGTACCACAAGGCCTGGGCCAACTACTTCATCAA GTTCCTGGATGAATACGCCAAACACAAAGTGACCTTCTGGGCAGTGACGGCGCAGAACGAGCCGCTGGCAGGGCTCTTCACGCCCCCCCAGGCCCCCACCATCGCCTTCACGGCCGCACAGCAGCGGGACTTCATCGCCCAGGACCTGGGCCCCGCGCTGGCCCGCAGTCCCCACCGCACACAGCTCCTCATGCTCGACGACCAGCGCATCCACCTCCCACACTGGGCCAAAGTG GTCCTGGGAAATGCCACAGCCGCCCGTTACGTGGCTGGCCTGGCAGTGCACTGGTACCTGGATGCCATTGTCCCGCCCGGCTGCAGCCTGGAGGCCACCCACAAGCTCTTCCCTGAGCATTTCCTCCTCTACACGGAGGCCTGCACTGGCTTCTTCATGTTCCGCTTCGCCGTgtccctgggctgctgggagCGAGGGGATCACTACAGCTACAGCATCCTGACG gTCATGAACCACTTTGTGTCTGGTTGGACCGACTGGAACCTGGCCCTGGATCTGCAGGGAGGCCCCAACTGGGTCAAGAACTTTGTGGACAGCCCCGTCATCGTGGATGGCAGCAAGGATGTTTTCTACAAGCAGCCCATGTTCTATCACATGGGGCACTTCAG CAAGTTCATCCCCGAGGGCTCCCGGCGGGTGGGGCTGCACAGCAGACGCcgctgcctcctctgccagctggaGCACGTGGCCGTCCTGCGCCCCGATGGTGCCCTTGTCCTGGTGGTCCTCAACAG GTTTGGCCGGGATGTGCCACTTGGAATCCAGGACCCTGCCATGGGCTTCATCGAGACTGTGGCTCCAGCCCACTCCATCCAGACCTACCTGTGGCGCCAGCAGTGA